The Eublepharis macularius isolate TG4126 chromosome 8, MPM_Emac_v1.0, whole genome shotgun sequence genome contains a region encoding:
- the LOC129335145 gene encoding forkhead box protein D1-like, with protein MSPPGAEAAFEQLQLRARGSDGEDDDEEEEVDVVGQSRRGFLRRQEEPESRSAGAGETPEAAPAGLCKPPYSYIALITMAILQSPQQKLPLSEICAFIRGRFPYYRARFPAWQNSIRHNLSLNDCFVKVPREPGSPGKGNDWRLHPAAQGMFHNGSFLRRRKRFKRPPPPAPAGILLFPPLRPPPPGPPLSPAAASLPLPETEGQPRAWQAGQKPEAPARPEPGRFSVESLLRGSKAAAAPPPAAAQPSTLIPPPLAATWSGCPAWFSRPPRLFPTAAATTWLGAPGRSPAALVSVAGAAAAAF; from the coding sequence ATGAGCCCGCCCGGCGCGGAGGCCGCTTTCGAGCAGCTCCAGCTCCGAGCGCGGGGCTCCGATGGGGAGGACGACGACGAGGAGGAAGAGGTCGACGTCGTGGGCCAGAGCCGCCGCGGATTCCTCCGCCGGCAGGAGGAGCCCGAAAGCCGCTCTGCCGGGGCCGGCGAGACGCCAGAGGCGGCGCCGGCGGGGCTGTGCAAGCCGCCCTACTCCTACATCGCGCTCATCACCATGGCCATCCTGCAGAGCCCGCAGCAGAAGCTGCCGCTGAGCGAGATCTGCGCCTTCATCCGCGGCCGCTTCCCCTACTACCGCGCGCGCTTCCCGGCCTGGCAGAACTCCATCCGCCACAACCTCTCGCTCAACGACTGCTTCGTCAAGGTGCCCCGCGAGCCGGGCAGCCCGGGCAAGGGCAACGACTGGCGCCTGCACCCGGCCGCGCAGGGCATGTTCCACAACGGCAGTTTCCTCCGGCGCAGGAAGCGCTTCAAgcggccgccgccgcccgcccccGCCGGCATCCTGCTCTTCCCGCCCCTCCGGCCACCGCCGCCCGGCCCCCCGCTCAGCCCCGCCGCGGCCTCCCTGCCGCTGCCGGAGACGGAGGGGCAGCCGCGCGCCTGGCAGGCGGGACAGAAGCCGGAGGCGCCTGCGCGTCCCGAGCCCGGCCGCTTCAGCGTGGAGAGCCTGCTGCGGGGCTCCAAGGCAGCTGCCGCGCCTCCTCCCGCCGCCGCCCAGCCGAGCACGCTGATCCCGCCCCCGCTGGCCGCCACGTGGAGCGGCTGCCCGGCCTGGTTCTCGCGCCCGCCGCGCCTCTTCCCCACCGCAGCCGCGACGACCTGGCTGGGCGCCCCCGGCCGCTCTCCCGCTGCGCTGGTCTCGGTGGCGGGCGCAGCTGCCGCCGCTTTCTAG